A part of Salmo trutta chromosome 15, fSalTru1.1, whole genome shotgun sequence genomic DNA contains:
- the LOC115149065 gene encoding SH2 domain-containing protein 1A-like, with protein MCQCYSEMSSFSIIEHVSVYHGAISKATTERILGAVGRDGSYLLRDSERLPNTYCLCVLCKGVVYTYRVFQINEGSWTVETNPGVQTRLFRKIRNLIAAFGNPNQGLEMPLLYPVENQHTDLQ; from the exons ATGTGTCAGTGCTATTCAGAGATGTCAAGTTTCAGTATCATAGAGCATGTTTCTGTTTACCACGGGGCTATCAGCAAGGCCACTACTGAGAGGATCCTGGGTGCAGTGGGGAGAGATGGGAGTTATCTACTCCGAGACAGTGAGCGTTTGCCCAACACCTACTGCCTATGTGTTCT ATGCAAAGGTGTTGTCTATACCTACAGAGTTTTCCAAATCAATGAGGGGTCCTGGACAGTTGAG ACAAACCCTGGAGTACAGACACGATTATTCAGGAAGATAAGAAATCTGATAGCTGCCTTTGGTAATCCAAACCAGGGCCTGGAGATGCCCCTCCTCTATCCAGTTGAAAACCAACACACTGACCTGCAGTAG